A stretch of DNA from Carassius carassius chromosome 22, fCarCar2.1, whole genome shotgun sequence:
TGAACTTAACGTGATGCATATGTGTCAATCACACATAAATGAACCAGGTCCGATTTCAGACATcatttattattaactatttgcatttatttgttactgTTACAGACTTCAGACCTGTTTCATgtatgtatgactgacaaatatgtgTCCAAATTAATAGTTTAAGTTTATTAAACCTGTATAATCATAAAtgattggatttttttattttatttatttattttttgattgaaGATGACGGATATTCGATAATATATGGCAATTGTGACATTCTTATTTTAgtctatgttttttttatatatctttagAAAAAAATCTGAGTTCTGATTTTAGATCTTGcaattcttacattttttttttttttgagaattgcaagaaagaaaaaaaagtcagaaatgtgaaataaaaagtcacagttatctttttaatgttttattccgTGGCAGAAACAATACAAAACAGAgcttaaatctcacaattcaggAAAAACAGTCAAAACTGTCCTTTTTATCCCGTTTAGTAACGAGCTTCCACAGAATTAAGAGAaatgtctatttaaatatatttcatgcaATAAGTAACCAATATTCGTACAGAAGTTCCAGATTTTGATGTCAGACTCAGCTGTCAGTTGATTCTCCCGTTtctgtttcagtttcagtttcagtCAGGATgctgctcactaggttttggcaCCGAGcttttgtatttgtgtttatttggggtttctCTGCTGCTGACCTGGACGAGCCccacatcctcatcatcatcctcatcatcatcctcatataTCAGCCTCCAGCGCCTCCCTTCAAAACCACAGAAGCATCTGTACACGACCAGCACACGCTATAGAGGAACTCTTATTGTTttgcactgagagagagagagagagagagagagagagagagagagagagagaaaccctgTACTGAATGAATTAAACATCTGACCATTTCCTGCAGCGTGGGGGatatttgattgtgtgtgtgtgtgtgtgtgtgtgtgtgagaacaatgAAAACTCTAGCTGGGCGTCTGGCTCTTTTTCGCCCACTTGTGTCTGATGTTGCTCCTGTGCAGACAGGAAAACCATTCCACAGGGAAGCAGAGTCAAAAATGTGTGGAAAAAGCTTCTGGAAATCAAACTGTAATGAGTGGACGGTGTTTGAACTGCAGTCCATCCGCTCGCCCATTGATTTTCAGAGTTGTGTGGAAATACAAATCGCTGATTAAGGGCTAAAGCACTTTGTGTTAGCACGCGAACGCTTGGCGGTTGACATAAATGCACTTAACGTGTGTTCTTGAGCTGCTGTCAGCAGCAAACCTCAGTCCCCAAAGGATCAATAGAGTTTCCTGCTAAAGTTTGTACCCTTAAACCAGATGTGTTATTTTTCAGGTAGCGCCTCTAAACATGTCAACAGTTTCACTTTAACTAACTTGCTCAGCAAGATTTTTACTGTTGCTCTATCGTGACAGTTGATCTGAAAGAAAACTGACTGTAGAAGTCACTTTATGTGCTATTCCTCTATGTATACTCCTGAGAATTCAGTGCATTATAAGTGTTATAAACTTACACAGACTATGCTTAAGGACTTTGCTTAATATAGTTCacaaaaaatgtgttaaatacTTATTTAACAAACACATGGAAGCACACAAAAGCCGTGCATTTgggttttctgtctttctttctgtctttattAACATGCAAATGTCTATATAAGCCATGCACTTTTCTCTGGCTTTTCTCGAGTTATAtgcattaaaaactattttattaattcattcattgctAAACATAAAGAAGCCCATAAAAGCCATGCATTTGGGTATTCTCGAGTTACTAGAAAATATAATATtggatttatttataatatggaAAAACCCCCAAAACGTCATGCATTCATCCCTAGCAATTCTCTCCTTACATGCgtttaaaatatttgatatttcatATGTGCATATTTATTTCCAAACACACGACCCCAAAAAGTCATGCATTTGTCACTGAGTTTTTATGCATTCATAGAAAAACCAGAGGACCACTGCCCAGGTCCCTCTTTCAAGACAGCAAAACCCAGAGAATCAACATTCAACTTTTCCATGGCGGTGGGGGGTCTTTGGCACTCAGCATGCTGGGAATTAGTTCAGTTTCTCTGACATTTATTTGTTTGCCTTTGATGAGAGACACACAAGCAGCTTACAGCAGTTAATGAAGGCTGAGATCAGTCGTATGGATGGAGCTTTGCGTTGCTGGCATTTACTTGCTTTTCCCACTTTCCAGCAGCTCTCTCACACAACTTTTACAGGCTACAAGAACTATGTGCTCATTTTGGGATCATTTGAGGATAACATACCAGCAGATTGTCCCCCTTGGAGGCTCTATACACACATCAGTACACGTGTGGATCAGCATCAAGTCAGTAAAGTGACCCCCGTCAGATCTGATGAGTTTAAAGCCATGTAAGAGCGCTGGGAATGCGGTACggtcagaccacacacacactcaatgacatttataataaatcacACATTTGCTCCAAAGAAATCAATCTGACGATCACATTAGAGCTCCTAATAGCCCAGTTTATTAACTGTGTTGCATTAGTAACATAAAAATGCATGGAGTCTTCTGCTTTTCAGATATTTCTCAAATAAGTCTCAAATGTGTCTCATCGATAGTTTCAAAAGAGCAATATTCATTATTCTCATCAAATCGTTCAATGGACAAATTATCTAATCTGGTTTTCACGTTATTTTCAAGTATCATActgtattattactgtattttgactAAATCATTATGGTTTTAAGTCTTTCTTTAAATTTGGGTTTAGTTATCAAAATGAGTTTGTTGCAGTGCCTCACATTTTGTTTAAAGACATCTTGCATCAATCATATATTAGCTTCAGAAAATCATCCAGACCATCACATTAATTAAATCTCCTACAAGATGATTCACTGCGTTGCATCagcaaaattcaaatgaaaagctAATTGAGGTCTTTGCTAAAGCATTCTCAGAACCttctcctgagaaaaaggacCCCACTAATCTCACGTTTCTCGTCTAGTTTCAAAACAGATCCCAATAATGTCTCACAATAATGTAATTTGCCCAGATAACTAAAGCTTGTGATCAAAAATCAGAGATCTCATTATGAACTCCATCATTTCTCATCAAACTGACCAAACGACCGTGTTATTTAAAGCTCTGTACTTTAGATCTATAATCTTTATTCAATTTAACAAAATGGGTTTTAGTTGCAGCTCCTCACATTCAAACTCAAAAATATGTTCATCAATCATATCAGCACCAGAATATCAGCTCTGGACTCTGACTATAATCTAATTTAGATCTATTGTTATTCTGAATTAGGAACATCTGATTCAAAATGGAAGTCTCGTTTCTTCTAGGACGGATCTGTTTTGGGCGtctggtgttttgttaccagtcaACAATATAAAGTTTTCTTAAAGATTTCGGTTGAAACACTCGTAGGTGTGACAACACCTGCCAAAGTCGAGTAGTTTCGGGTTTTCTGGACTGCGTTTTGGAGCTTTTGGTACACCACATGCCAATTCAGCACTGCCATCCTGGAAATTCATGAAGTGTCCTCAAAATCCATTGTTCATGTCTGACTTTTTAGCGTTTTCCAGTATACAAATCCTGTGAATGACTAAACCTACAAGAACTCAACGAAGGAGCTGAGCTGATTTCAAAGGCCGTGGCTGTATTTCAGACTAATGATGATCAGCTGTTGTGACAGGTGGGTCAGAGACAACACACAGGCCTCGGCTGTTATTTCAGAGCTGGCAGGACTTCTGTGAAGGAAAGCAGGATAAATAATCAGCAGGGAATGAAAACCCACCTGTAAAACACTATCAGCGTGTGGgaacgagacagagagagaataaTGGTGGAAAGTCTGAGCATTTCTTCGAtgttaaacacatttaaactCTGAGTTTAAGATTAACAAGAAAGGACAtgctttttttcttgtcttcgatGCGTGCTATTTAATTGACCTAGTTGCCGCGCAAACCAACGGCTGATTTTCAAATTCAGGCAGAGTAATATTAACGGTCACGCTGGCCGCGGTTTGTTGGCGGGAAGAAGAAACCCACGACTCCAGTCAGTACCGAAGTTTTCGCGCTGTCTGAGCGAACTGGATCAGACAAATACCTCAAACAGCAGGAAAATCAATCGCCCCGCAAGCGTGGGAAACATCCGTACAATTTAGATGGGCGGCTGCTGCCGAGCCATGAAAATTACCCGGGATTATTGGTTCAGAGGATTTCCTGCCTCTCTACCTGCGCGCCACGATCCTGTGAGGCGGGAAACGAAGCGCCTTGAAAAAGATTTCCGTTTAAATAAACGGAAAAAACGGGGTTTGGCTCGCAGGACCGTGTTTTAAAGCCCGGCTTTGAATCTTTTATAAACAAAGAGATCCGAGTGTGATTTTAAGAGCAGTTAATAGCAGTTCAAACAGAAAAATGAAACGAACTGCACCCCTCAAACGTCTGATTGTTGCTTTAATTGAATATAAGGAAAATACCCAACTTCAATCagtgtgaataataataaaaaaatattgtaatccACAGAAAATGACCTAAAGTAGATCTAAATGCATAGTCCATTTCTTGGAATCCTAAAAGTTTActaaatttatatttgtatacatatgtatacacTAATCAGATTCCAGAAATTgggaaaatgaaattacatttaacatttacatttagattaaattacatcttaaaataggCTACTTGTAATCAGACAACATTtgcttttttatggattacatcaatatatatttacacaatcgcaataaatcattcataatttttttaatcgccctacttttcatttttttaatgtccaTTACTAAAATGGTCTACTTTTAAGTCTTCCAGTTTTGTATTTAGTCAGGTGGTTACGGATTCACAAAGTGTTTTACTTTGATTGTATaatgatatattttaatttaacttttttattatttaaattataccaAATGTCATTTCTTTAATTGGTAAACAGAGTCCTCTAGTGGAAAGAAATAAACTAAATTTGTTATTCAGAGCACAACTCAgattttctgttaaaatgaatgtttattaGATTGTATGAATgtattgaaaattatttaaacagcttctactttaaattcatttttttaatgaatttatgtgttttaatattatgaaattaaaatatgtaattttttgtcattttgttttatttctttaatgacaCATTTTCTCACGGTTCTCATTGTAACCATATTTCTTTTATGTCTTTTGTACACACCATAGACTGGCATACACTTGTAAATCTGTGTCATTTTACCATACTCAACTgggaaataaaagtatttataaaacaTGTACAAAACCTTTTCTTCTGGGGTTAATTTGTAAGCTTGACATAAAAATGATACGTCCTCGTGAACGCGCGCGTCTACGCGCTGAAGTTTTTCCTGTTCACGTGCCCTCCACATCCGGTCGGCCCGCACTGAGTCGCATGAGATGGGCGGATGATGATGATGGAGCGGTAAAGTTCACGGTAAGGTGCTGTAACCTTCACTTTATCCACACAGTTACACGGTTGgggcattttttattcatttatatgaaAGCTCCCCGCGGGTCTTTTGTCTGACAGCGCGAGCCGATTGAACCGTCAGCATCTCATTCACAACAATCTTATCCGCCAATTAAGCCAATAACTCGTTAAACTTCCCACCTGTGTTAGTTAACACTACACACGCGCGTCGGTTTTGTATTTCGGTTGGGTTTGTCGTTATTTAAGCGTGTTTTTTTCGGTCTTTCACGCCACGTTCGCTGAGATTCGGCACGCGCGTGACCGGCTTGTCGGTTAGCATCGCGAACGCGCAGGATtaaaagtcggttattttgataAACACGAGATCGTTGTCGCGAGTTAAGCGGATATCTGAGGTAAGTATACTAGTTTGGTACGAGTGTAATATAGTTTTGTGTTGGTGGTTAATATGGGGTTGATTAAGCCCACTATTGGGCCTGTGTTGCATCAGAAAAAGTAGTGTGTTACAGAGATGCTATCAGATAATATTAGTATTACACTTCAGCTGCCATGATATTACTGTGGTACTACGTCTTAAAAGTGTTGTAATGTCATACAGCTTGTGTTAGTGTGTACACCGTGAAAGAGTGTGTCACAGTGTTTGTTTGGTCACTTTTCAGCGCATTACATAGTCAAACAGctctttgttttaatttattgtaaGTAATATGCTGTAAAGTTGTCTTTAGACGGCTGAGTTAAGGCGGCTGCTCTCTGCCTGCTCAAAATGTAAAGAGTAACGctggaataaatataaataacaccTGCTCTGACCCAGCTTTTCCCCAGTATTGAAGTAtacacatttgtaaatgtatttactgaaCAGCATCACAACAAAGTTAAATTgactatttttttaaagtttttgcacTCAGATTTTAAGTAAAATTCACACATGGCATTagttaaaaaacacttttttcctTTGTAAGTCtatttgcattattatattaCTGTGTTTACTGTAAGAGATTTAAGCCTGACTCATGTTTACAtggatgtctctctctctctctcagatgtgTATGTCCTGTTTGGAGATTTGGGATAAACTGATCGCGGACAGCAGCTAACCCACGTATGGCCTGCGAGTCGGCGTTACCTGCCATCATGGACGAGCAGGCCCTCATGGGACTGAACCCCAACGCCGATGCCTGCTACAGGCAAAGGGTGAGTACAAAACACCACATCAAATCTTTGTGTAAACATACACACTTAAATCATTCATTTCCTCACAAATAATTTGAAGACTGCATGCAATGTGTTTGCACAATTCACATGCACAGTCGATTGCgtgtttctttaaatattttgcatgaCTAATACTTGGAGTGCattgagtaaataaaaaaaaatctttgattgCATTGTGTTTTCAGGCGCTGGCATATTTTGAGCAGTTGAAAGAGTCTCTGGATGGATGGGAGGTGTGTGCTGAAGCCCTGGCCAAAGGTGTTTACAGGTAAAATACACTTAAACAGAGCATAAAACTTCTTAATCTAGTGTTTCTCTGTAAGATTATAGCAGGCCTTGTTGCTACATATGTGCATACTGTAGTGTTTCACGCAATAATATTGATTGATTGCAATCTGTGTGCGCTTCTCCCACAGTGACGATCATGTAAAGTTCTTCTGCTTTCAAGTCTTGGAGCACCAGATTAAAAACAGGTATCACTGAATCTCTGCAAACTCAGAAAAATTAATCAAGCTTGTGTGCTGAGACTTTACTGTCGGATCCAATATATTCAGCTCAGCATAGTCTCTTAGTTTCTATCTTACTGAAAATCCTGAGTTGAATTGTCTTGTTTGTAAACGAATCCATggtcagtgggcggggctaaacaggcagtgctttagaatcagtgggcggggctaaacaggcagtgctgtagaatgaGTGGGCGGGGCTTAACGGAGTGCTTTAGAAGCTGTGTTGATTATCTTCTGTAGAGGTGGGGTTTAGTCTCattattacatcataaagtggcaAATTAAACTAGCTGTCATATTGGCAGATTTGCTTCAATACAAGCTAGACTAAcgtaaagttttgagttctgaaacttacaggatgtttttgtagtaaaatcaaattttatgtctaaaaaaatcttgatttctcagttcatgacctctTTTGTGTATTCTGATAATCTTAAACTGATTTGTAGTTTAACGTTTTATTGTTATCCTTGTACTTATTTACATATAGCGGCTGATGAATCAGAaatctcacacacaaacagaaaataaaaacaattagacGGATAGTTTCATAcagtttttaaaattgtataatacTGTGTTTGCAGACATGGGTCGCTCACTGCAGCTCAACAGCAGCTGATCCGAGAGACCCTGATGAAATGGTTGCAGGCTCAGGTTAGAATCGtttaccatttaattttttttttcattgctacATGTGCACTCATGAAATATGATTTACGCACACGTATTTTTATGTTTGTCCAGCTGATGAACCTGCATCCAGAAAAGCCCTTCATCAGGAATAAAGCGGCGCAGGTTTTGGCCCTGACGTTTGTGATGGAGTATCTGACATTATGGCCCAAGTTCTTCTTCGACATCCTCAATCTGGTGGGATTGAATCTGAACGGAGTGGACATTTACCTGCGCACACTGATGGCTATCGACGCTGAGGTGGTTGATCGGGACGTCCTGCACAGTCCTGAGGTAACACCGAGCAAACCCGAGGAGGACTCTGTTTTCTGCTCTCTCATGGCATTAATGcagccctctctttctctctgatctCAGGAGACACGCAGAAACACTCTGATCAAAGACACCATGCGTGAACAGTGCATCCCGGCACTGGTGGAGTCCTGGTTCCAGATCCTTCAGACGTACCAGCACACCCACAGCGAGCTGACCTGCCAGTGTCTGGAGGTGGTGGGCGCATACGTGTCCTGGATCGACCTCAGTCTCATCGCCAATGACCGGTCAGAGCAGCTCTGAACGATGCTGAGATATCACCAGACTCACTGTAATGAGCTTCCtgtctgttgtgtgtttgtgtaggtttGTGAATCTGCTGCTCAGTCACATGTCCATGGAGGAGCTGCGCGAGGAGGCGTGCGATTGTCTGTTTGAGATCGTAAATAAAGGCATGGAACCCGTGGACAAAACCAAGCTGGTGGAGTCTCTGTGTCAGGTGCTGCAGTCCGCAGGGTTCTTCAACATCCAGCAGGTGTGTTCATCTTGACAAAAAAGAACATTTGAGGAACTTGTTTTATTACGTTGATACTTTTTAAAAAGGGCTTTAACCAAGTAAATACAGatttagttttaatgttttttagaaaaaaatgaaaCCCAGATAATTTAGGTTTTACTTTTGAATAACTAAACCTAGCTTTCACCATGAATAGACATAGAAACTGGCATGGCATTAGAAAAAGTTCTTCAATTGTTCAGAAACAATGGGGATGTGccctattaatatatatataatgtatattaaattaaattacatttatgcatttagcagacgcttttatccaaagtgacttacagtgcattcaggctatcaatttttacctacatatatatatatatatatatatatatatatatatatatatatatatatatatatatatataatacacacacacgaacaccgtatttttcggactataagttgcacctgagtataagtcgcatcagtccaaaaatacgtcatgatgaggaaaataacataagtcgcaccggactatgtcgcatttatttagaaccaagaaccaagagaaaacattaccgtctccagccacgagagggcgctctatgctgctcagtgtaaactacaggagaactgagcagtatagagcgccctctcgtggctggagactgtaatgttttctcttggttcatttctctcggttcatgtcaaattaattttgataagtcgcacctgactataagtcgcaggaccagccaaactatgaaaaaaagtgcgacttatagtccggaaaatacaaatatatatatatatatacacacacacgcgtcTCAAATTTTTACCAAAtcttttgaatatttatatttaagaattaatcatttctaaaaagagtgggatgattttttttttttaattgcataccATCTGTTTTAGGACCCAATGATTAGGACAAACTTGACTAATCTAGATTTTCACACTTTGGTTTCTTCAAACCTCTTTTACTAATTAAAGTCAACAGTTAAAAGAAAAAGTCTTTCTACTTCAGTTTTTGTATGCTATGTTCTCACTCTCACGTGATcaattaaacacaaaaacaaaaatatattgtaataacacaattatactgtaaaataagaagtcaagtatttaataaaattattattttgtagtacaattgtaaaaaaaaatcactttttacgGTAAATGCATATAACATATAGTttagaaatcatttaaattttttaccgAAAGACAACcaacaagcttttattttgacaggttgcccGGAGTGTTGCATTTCACTTTATAACCAAATATTTGCCCAATTATTTGTTAAATTACAGCCGCACTAAGCCATATCGCAAATATGTCTAAAGTTGCATATGAATCCGATTCTCTCATCTTATTTTTCTCATCCATCAGGAGGAGGATGTGGATTTTCTGGCTAAGTTCTCTCGCTTGGTGAACGGGATGGGTCAGTCTCTGGTGCTGAGCTGGACTAAACTCAGTAAGATGGGCGATGTGAAGGTTTCGGCGGAAACGCTGCGTGCCGTGGAGGGGAAGGTTCCTCTGATGCTGCAGCTGCTGATTCATGAAGACGATGATATTTCAGCCAACATCGTGGCCTTCTGTTATGACTACCTGCATGTTCTCAAACAGGTACACATGCTAAAGCCTCATTTTGACACTGAGAGATGATGATCTTCCTGTGACCCTCGTCTATGTGTTTGTTTTTCAGCTTCCGGGTCTCAGTGAGCAGCAGAAAAGCAACGTGGAGGTACGGCAGCATCACAGGCTCAAATCTCACATCTGTTAATTACTGTGTGTTTTATGATTGTTGTTGTCTTGCTAACAGGGGATCATGCTGGCTGTGATGAACAAACTCAAGTACGATGACGAGTATAACTTTGAGAACGAGGTCAGTGTGGTAATATAAATGTACAGTGTTTACAGTTCAACTGTGGAATAATATAAAGTAGTTCACGATATAAAATATGACTGCGTGATTTGGGGGGAATCAAATGTAAGATTAAATACAGTAttataataaatcaaaatgtatAATAGTAACAATCGAAAAACAATTTTAGTATTtcattcattgtaaaaaaaaaaaaaaaaaattttttttttttttttttttttatttcaatagttTATATTTAAACTTAATATTTTTAGCTGGCTTAAAATCTTAAAgcgtttaaatttattttgatgtaataaaagaaaagaagtgTTTCCCCCCAAGTCTTTCTTAACCGTACAACATTTTATTAATCCTGCTTTAAATGAAattagaaaatgtttttattcacaaattaCATTCTTGGACAAAACGTTTCTTCTGATTCTCTAATTTTAGAATTTCTGTCAAATATGAAATCGAAAGATCCTTTCATttttgttgctaaaaaaaaaaaaaaatctatagtaagcaatttatttaattgtttctgtCGTTTTAAATCTTGTTACTTTGCGATGAATATAACCTTTGATGCTGATacttattatcatttttaaataagataaataaatattttgacagTAGCTGCAGGAAGCCCTTAAAACTTCACATTCACATTAAAGTGACTTCTGAAACACGCAGCCAACGTATTTAATTAAACCGCATGCTTTGAGATTTGACACTCGCACTGAGCCATATTGTGATTCAGGTTTTATTACGATTTAATCATGCATCCCTAAGCTAAAACACAGTCTGATTGTTTCTCTCAGGGCGAGGACGAGGCCATGTTTGTGGAATACAGGAAGCAGTTAAAGATGTTGCTGGATCGACTCACTCAAGTCTCTCCTGAGCTCCTGCTGGACGCCGTGCACAGAGTCTTCAACGCCACCATGCAGTAAGACACAAACCTGAGAAACCAGTTCACGGATGAAAGATCTCAAACACATTTAACCAATCATACACTAATGCATACACATCTAATGCATGTTATGGTTGATTTCAGGAACTGGCAGACGGTGCCCTTCATGGAGGTGGAGGTGGCCATCAGACTGCTGTATATGCTGGGAGAAGCTCTTCCTGCGTCGCATGGAGCACATTTCTCCGGAGACGTCACGAAAACCAGCACGCTGCAGTCCATGATGAGAGCGGTGGGAATAACAATCATCACACTCACAGAAATCAAGGCGACAGCAGCCAGTCAGTGCATGTGGCTAATACCTGATTTCTGTGTGAACGACTGGCACGAACTCAATCACACGTGACACTCAGCGTCTCAATATATGAGGAAATTAACTTCACCTTCAGTCACTTCACCAGCTTTACCTTGAGAAGAGCTAGTGTTAAATACACTGAGCTTCATGATGAACCGCCGAAATAAAAGCATGCTTGATCTTTATCATTGTTGAATACTAAAAAGTACTCCTCCGAgcgatgatatatatatatatatatatgtgtgttttcatTCGATTTATGGTTTCAGATAGTAGTTTTGATTAATTTCATCGAACGATATGTTTGGATTAAAATCATAAAGCACAAAAATGAACTGGAAACCCATtattaaagagaaaaagaaacattttcctaAATTAAAAGACAGCTACTCTGTCGGGTTTAATtgtgaacacacaaaataagttgtTTACATTTGTTTTCAAGGTCTAAAATTTCCTTCCCCACTAAAGGTGAAGTAATATCATGATAGTTCTCGATCATGTGATACGGAAAACCTATTTTTGTCAACTTCTCGCCGAGCTCTAGGCAGACTATAAAGGAGTCTAGGCAGAGAGTGACGTGATGTTGTGTTTGTGCAGCTGGTCTCGAGCGGCGTGAGTGAGTATCAGCACTCCTCTGTGACTCTGGAGTTCTTCGAGACCGTCGTCCGCTACGATAAGTTCTTCCTGGTCGAGCCGCAGCACATTCCCAGTGTGTTGGTGAGTGTCTAGAGCCTGTGAGGATGAAGCCGTCTGATTTAGTTGGAGCTGTAAAGCTGTGATCTTGTTCGGTTTAGATGGCGTTTTTAGACCATCGTGGTCTGAGGCACAGCAGTCCGAAGGTGCGCAGTCGAGTGTCTTACCTGTTCTCACGCTTCATCAAAACCCTGCAGTAAGTTActccacacactctctcacacactctctcacacactctctcacacactctctcacacactctctcacacactctctcacacactctctcacacactctctcacacacactcactcactcactctctcacacacacacactcactcactcactcactctcacactcacacacacactcactcactctcacactcacacacacactctcacacacacactctctcacacacacacacacacacacacacaatcactcacacactcacactcacacactcactcactctctctctcactcactcacacacacactcactcactcactcactcactcactcacacactcacactctcacacacacactcactcactcacacactcacactctcacacacacacacacacacacactcactctctcactctcactcact
This window harbors:
- the LOC132098615 gene encoding exportin-T; the encoded protein is MACESALPAIMDEQALMGLNPNADACYRQRALAYFEQLKESLDGWEVCAEALAKGVYSDDHVKFFCFQVLEHQIKNRHGSLTAAQQQLIRETLMKWLQAQLMNLHPEKPFIRNKAAQVLALTFVMEYLTLWPKFFFDILNLVGLNLNGVDIYLRTLMAIDAEVVDRDVLHSPEETRRNTLIKDTMREQCIPALVESWFQILQTYQHTHSELTCQCLEVVGAYVSWIDLSLIANDRFVNLLLSHMSMEELREEACDCLFEIVNKGMEPVDKTKLVESLCQVLQSAGFFNIQQEEDVDFLAKFSRLVNGMGQSLVLSWTKLSKMGDVKVSAETLRAVEGKVPLMLQLLIHEDDDISANIVAFCYDYLHVLKQLPGLSEQQKSNVEGIMLAVMNKLKYDDEYNFENEGEDEAMFVEYRKQLKMLLDRLTQVSPELLLDAVHRVFNATMQNWQTVPFMEVEVAIRLLYMLGEALPASHGAHFSGDVTKTSTLQSMMRALVSSGVSEYQHSSVTLEFFETVVRYDKFFLVEPQHIPSVLMAFLDHRGLRHSSPKVRSRVSYLFSRFIKTLHKHMNAFIEDILGRIQDLLELAPPENGFPALLSSDDQLFMFETAGVLIVNGESPAERKQALMRSLLTPLMEAFRMLLAKLPQEAGEERQAELADCLSHAVGFASRTSKAFSNKQTVKQCGCSEVYLDCLQTVLPALSCPVQRGPLRSAVRSFLHRMIICLEEEVLPFIPAASQHMLKDCEPRDLQEFIPLISQITAKFKNQVSPFLQEVFMPLVMAIFEVLSRPAEENDQTAALEKQMLRRSYFSFLQIVASSGMNEIMASQGAENIERVLFTIIQGALDFPDPVAQKTCFIILSRLVELWGGKDGLVGFPDFIYKHIIPACFMAPLKPTFDLSDAQTVLTLSECTLTLHMIHLKRGPECIQFLQEYLPSLQVSPEITQELCQVLQQPDVKVLKNYMKVFFQQAKL